agaggtagaggacgagagcaagagagagagaacagattgAGATGCACATACTTGATCATGTCAGTTATATGTAGGCTCAGTGTTTTCAGAAGTCGAAGCAGCAACGTTTTTTATAGCCCTTTAAATACTGGCTGCCATGAAAAGCTGATTGCAATCAGCTCCTTGAAATCTTGAGTTAGATTTGTGACCGGCCCTTAAAAAGGCTTGAAGCAGAGGACAAGTTAGGTCACCACTGCTTCACAATGAATTCTCCAATGTCAACATCGTTAGTGGCCCACTCTGGGAACGTACAGTACTTCTGGTCATCCACTGTATGAGGATGGAGCACACAGACCAGAGACTGCTGGTGTAAAACAAAGGTGTTGAAAGACCCATGGATTACTAGAAGCTCCAGGACCACGTGACCATAAGTAACCCTGCTCACACGGTAACAATGTGACTCTGCTTAGAGTCAACGCTCATCTGGATCTGACACccaggctgagaggaggagaggagaggccaggGAGCATTCGGTGCATTGGCAGTCATTGTGAACACTACCAATGCCATTTTGTAATATGGTAAAACTGCAGTCTACCATACAATAAGAAATAACACCACCTCACCTGATCAATATGAACTCCTGACCTTGTGTCACATGTGGgcaatacatttttacaatatttGTTTCATTACTGTATATTAGCCTACATTACTGTATATTAGCTTACATTACTGTATATTAGCCTACATTACTGTATATTAGCCTACATTACTGTATATTAGCCTACATTACTGTATATTAGCCTACATTACTGTATATTAGCTTACATTACTGTATATTAGCTTACATTACTGTATATTAGCCTACATTACTGTATATTAGCCTACATTACTGTATATTAGCTTACATTACTGTATATTAgcctacagtactgtatattagCCTACATTACTGTATGTCCTATGAGGAAAGCCACAGCTCACACTGTCTGTTAAACAAATACTAAGATATTCCATGTTTGTTGATGGGAATGTCAACCGAGAGAGAGCTTTCTATGTACAGTAGTTACCTCAAACCAACGGGTCAAGGGATAGATGTGATATGAACACACAACATGGTCTGACTTTCGTGGCTCAAAACAATATTTTCACAGATTTCAAATACATCAACTCAGAATTTATAAATAAATTCCGAATTTTTGTGAGCAGTATAACGCCATACATGTATATCTAAAATGGGAATATACATTTAAATTTAAACAGTTAAGAAACCGGTCAGTTAGTGTTTCTTACCTTTAGTTCAGCCTGATTTGCTTCCCTCCCATGGTCTGCGGTTTGTCCGTCTGGTACAGCTGTCCTAACAGCGCAAGGCGACTGACATTCAACCATACAAACCTCAACCTGTCCCACGACTGACGGCTTCGAAACATATTTAGTAAGGCTACTTATCGGATTTTGCGAAAACATGGTCACTTCTCTGTGGTTCTTTATTTGTTTCTCACAACACCCAGAGAGGGCAAAAGTTCGTGGTTCACGTTTCTATTAGGCAACACGCCACTATAATGTCAGAGAGCGCATAGTGCAGAGCTGTGCACATGATTGAAGTCCAGTCGCACTGCTTGCGGTTACCTCTGTCTCTGGCAATGCCTTTCTTTTGCGCCCAGCTCTTGGACAAATCGAATTTCATTCGTCACATGCTTcattaacaacaggtgtagactaactgtGATATtattacttacgggcccttcccaacaatgcagagagaaataaaaatatataaataacggTCAATTAATAACACGTAATAATACAAGTAAAAAAAGCAGTGGGCACGTGAATGATCACAACAATTCACAGCACAGCTGTGGAACCCCCACAATAACACGGAAACCCATGACAGTGTTTCACTGGGCACTTAGTTTGGTGATTGTGttactgtattgtagtgcagATACGGCGTGTATTGTAGATCATTTACCTGGCTAGAAGAGGACGCGCGCAAAGCCCCTCCCGTTGCACTTTATACTGGAAACGAGTGCAACAACGTAGCAAACTCGGTGCTGTGTCATGTATTAGCTACAAACATGCATATATAATCCTAAACTCACACCTTCAGCATAGCCTAGCCTAAACCTACTCTGTGAATTGAAAATAACCTTTTCATAATGGTAAATGCATAAAAATAACTTGTCGTTATTTTTCAATTACACTAATACATACAGTTGTTTAATTGTCATActataatgtttaaaaaaaaaaaaaagttaattgcAGAAGCAGATAATATAAATATGTCTGCGATATGAGTATGACATACTATTCAACAACAATGTCACACATAATATATATTGAATAAAGGCTCTATGAAGGATATTAATGAATGTCCCGACAACCCATATGCTTGAAGTTGTCTCAAATATAGCACaactgtctattgtctattgACCCAAGCCATTGATCAGAGTATAGAGATTTTCTGAATTTAGAAGTAGTCTGAAGCCTGATAATAACATGAACATGTAAACACATAGAGGTAACACTGTATCCAGATTACTCACATAGTTCAGGTAATTCCTCATCCACTTAGTGGGCCATGTGGATCCATACATGGTAAACTTCCAGTTGGATCAGGGGCCTTCTGCAGTCTTCTTCAGAGAACGGATCTGAAGGCAAGACAACAATGGACAACTCCAGTCCGAACAGGATGAGCCACATGACACAAGTCACAGTTATCCAATTTTGTCTGTAATGGATGATGTCAACTCTAAACTATCACATCACTGGAATGCTGGAGTGCTTGACTTCATGGAAAGAGAAAGCTATAGTATAAACCAATAGAGTTTGATAGAGTGTGATTATAAAAGTCCACATAGTCATAGTTAGGGGGGTGTAGGTTTACCTTGGCAGCTTTTGGTGACAGTTATTAGATATTGGCGACTATGGCCTGGCTGACAATAATGGATTCATTGTGGCAGGCATTGGTGCTATTCAATCTATATTGACATATCAACAAACATTGCTCAACCCAGTGCAACCAGCttcaataaaatacaatactCTTCAATGAAACAAATCTAGGTTACATTTCCCAATATATCCCAATTTTAGATGACCAATAAGCCAATAATAGGTGAATTCTCATGACTTCCATGGCAGTTGTTTAAAATGTGGATTAATTCCAAGCCAAACAAGAATATAGAAGACTCAGAGGTCACAGACCTTGACGAACAGCTCACATTCACCCTAACATTCTCCTCTGAGCCATGCATCAGTGATTTGAACAGATCCTCGGGTTTATAGGCCACACAATGAAGCCTTTGACTGACTCCTACTGAATGCTCCTTCAATTCCAAATATAAACCTGCAAGTAAAGGTTGGAGAGTTGTGGGAGAGATATAGGATGGATCTTTTGGGATTGTATCACTTATGTTGGTTACACGGAACTAAGTATTTCTGTTTTCATACTTCCATGGACTCACATGATGTATTTTTTCTGCAGTCCCATCACAATACAATTTATCTTAGATTATAGACATTTGTTTTTTCTGGCGCTTTctttttgtatgttttttttcttcttaaacaAACAGCCTACCTATTAGAACCACGCAAGCGTTCTATCACATTCTAATGAGTATTTTATCACTTTCTTTCTGGTTGCTTTTATTTTGAAACGTCAATTAAACCGGAAGTTCTCGTATACACGTGGTCTGAAGCAGAACATATACAAGTAACAAAACATtggagttagctagctaactttctcGGGAGTTTTGTGAAATGGACTCAGCTGGTGCTATCGATTAAGTATAAGACAGTCATCTTGACCGAAATATAAAGTAAACCAAGGACATTACAATGTTTGGATGTTTGGTTGCTGGTAGATTGGTAAGTATGGAACTTGCTAACGGCAGCAAGCTAACTTGGGACTGAAATGACAGCTAACTACACATTTGGTATGAAGGAACAATGTGTTATTGTATTCCCGGCTGCTGACTGGTCATTTCTACTCGTAGGCTacatatacccattgattcttgaacaaTATAGCTAGTTATACATGCTCTAACAGAGACAGAGGTTTTGTGTACATTGTTTAGCTTGTACAACTTTTCTTACCGTAGTTAGCTAGTATCATAACCCAAATTGTACTCAAATGTTTGTTGTTTTGGGGTGTCATTCTAAACAGAAAATGTATAGCTGACAGGGTACATGGACTTGCAAGCATGGCTGTCTATGAATGTAAGAGTCCCAAAAGAGATACATCATGATGTCCCTACCAGAGGCAGGTGGGAGGAGCTATGTGGACAAGCTCATTGTAatgtgtaatggctggaatggaattcgtggaacggtatcaaacatatggaaaccaagtttgactccgttccattccatccattgagtccatcctcctacagctcctcccaccagcctccactggtccctACCTACCCCAATTATCAGTTGACCAAAAAAATGGCAGGGTCAAACTGCTGAAATACAGAAACAGATTGTGCCTTTAATTAAATGAAAAGTACCTCTTGAAATAACTCCAGCTCAAGTAGGAGTCACAATTGTCTTTTAGGTCCAGACTGACGCCCAGCAGGTTGCTGGTGACAAGTTTGTCTTCAACCTACCAGACTATGAGAATGTGAACCATGTAGTGGTGTTCATGTTGGGCACAGTGCCTTTCCCTGCGGGGATGGGTGGAGCCGTCTACTTCTCCTTCCCGGACCCTGTCGGTGGGCAGGTCTGGCAGCTCCTGGGTTTCATCACCAACGACAAACCAAGTGCCATCTTTAAAATATCTCAATTAAAACCAGGTGAGtatcattcaaatgtatttaataaaGCCCGTCTTTCATTAGTAGTTGTCACAAGGTGTTTTTTCAGTATGTGTGTTTTAGTGCTAAAACAATAGTTGGGTAAACTGTGATCGCCAGTTGTGGTGGGGAAAAAAGAACCCTTCCTCTTCTTTCAATGCATTTTCTTGcaaaaggtgggtaaactgtTGAGCAAAAGTTACACATCATTGGTGTTTCTGCTGTCTTCCTATAGGTGAGGGTGGAGAGCATCCATTTGGAGTTATGACAGTACCTCGGCTTGCCTCCGTGGCCCAAGTTGGTGTGTCTATTGAGCCTTTGGAGCAGCTGGTCCAGCAGACGCCTGTATCAGGTGCCACTGTGTGGGCTGTTGACTCCTTTATGCAGGTTAGAGCATTATGGGTGCTTTGCAGTGTACATAACCAGTGAAAGTAACTGTCCTTTGATAATATGTATACGAGTCAATACTCAAGCTGCTTGGTTTGATTGCTGTGTACCAGGAACACGGGTGTATTTATAGTGCCTATGGAAAGTCTACACCCCCTTCAACTTTTTTCACCTTGCTTTTAAAGTGATAGATTTCATTCAATTGTTTTGTAATTGAGCTACACAAAATACT
This genomic interval from Oncorhynchus clarkii lewisi isolate Uvic-CL-2024 chromosome 18, UVic_Ocla_1.0, whole genome shotgun sequence contains the following:
- the LOC139373710 gene encoding protein Hikeshi-like, with amino-acid sequence MFGCLVAGRLVQTDAQQVAGDKFVFNLPDYENVNHVVVFMLGTVPFPAGMGGAVYFSFPDPVGGQVWQLLGFITNDKPSAIFKISQLKPGEGGEHPFGVMTVPRLASVAQVGVSIEPLEQLVQQTPVSGATVWAVDSFMQFTQKMLDSLYNFSSSFAVSQSQMTPNPSEMFIPASSILKWYENFQRRMAQNPNFWKT